The genomic region ACAGGTGCCCAGTAATCGAGTGTCAGAAGTGCGGTCATGCACACCACTACGACGCTCGAAAAGGCCGATGCTCGAAGTGCTACGCTTTCCTCCCAGAAGCGACCGACGAGCAACACCAGCAATTTACAGACTTCCTTGTCTGGAACACGCGGCACTTCTACGCGGGGGCTGACCGATGAGCGACCTCGAGCCGATCGAGCCGGCAGAGGCGGTCAACCTCTACCTGAACCACCGCGAGCCAGACCTCTCCGAGAAGAGCGTCCAGAACCACCGTTACCGACTTAATTCGTTTGTCGAGTGGTGTGACGAACGCGGCATCGATAACCTGAACGACCTGACGGGGCGGGACCTCCACCGGTTCCGGACCTGGCGGCGCAAGAACGGTATCGCGAAGGTGACGCTTCGCGGCCAGCTCGCGACGCTCCGCGTCTTCCTCGAGTTCTGCGCGAACATCGATGCTGTCGAGCCCGGGATGCGCGAGCGCGTGCTGTTGCCCGAAGTCGATCCTGAAGAGGCGTCGAAAGACGAGAAGCTCGAGGAGAGTCACGCCAACGATCTCCTCGATTACCTCGAACGCTACCAGTACGCGTCGCGCGAGCACGTCGTCGTCGCGATCCTCTGGCATACCGGCATCCGCCTGGGAAGCCTGCGCGCGTTCGACCTGTCGGACTTCGACCCCGACGCCCGTTGTCTCGATCTCTGTCACCGACCA from Halobacteria archaeon AArc-dxtr1 harbors:
- a CDS encoding site-specific integrase, whose translation is MSDLEPIEPAEAVNLYLNHREPDLSEKSVQNHRYRLNSFVEWCDERGIDNLNDLTGRDLHRFRTWRRKNGIAKVTLRGQLATLRVFLEFCANIDAVEPGMRERVLLPEVDPEEASKDEKLEESHANDLLDYLERYQYASREHVVVAILWHTGIRLGSLRAFDLSDFDPDARCLDLCHRPDTGTPLKNGKGAERSIAVGETFCRVIQDYIDVHRDDVFDDYGRRPLITSREGRLSATAIRRTIYQTTRPCQYGICPHDRDPDDCEAMLHNKASQCPSSRSPHGIRRGSITQHLRDGTPEEIVSDRMNVSGDVLDQHYDRRTEREKMELRRQFLKET